A part of Rattus norvegicus strain BN/NHsdMcwi chromosome 4, GRCr8, whole genome shotgun sequence genomic DNA contains:
- the LOC120102361 gene encoding filaggrin-2-like, which translates to MVGAFTCSALSPGSQHCQGHKYCVTHTHTHHTPHTHTTHHTPHTHTTHTHTTHTHKHTHNTHTTHIHHTHTHTPHTTHTQHTHNTHTTHTHTTHTNTHTTHTQHTYTQHTHTTHTQHIHTPHTHKHTHNTHTTHNTHNTHTTHTHNTHHTQHTHTPHTHTHPTHHTHTTHTHNTYTHHIHTNTHTTHTQHTHTNTHTTHTHHTHTHPTHHTHNTHTTHTHTTYTPHTHTPHTHTTHTPHTHNTHTQHIHTPHTQTHTQHTHNTHTQHTHNTHTNTHTHHTHHTHTPHTTHNTNTHTHTPHTTYTHRTPHTTHTHIHTHTHTTHTTHKHTTHTCIHTHHTHTTHTTHTHHTPHTHKHTHHTPHTHAYTHTTHTTHHTHTNTHTPHTTHTHTPHTPHTHTTHKHTHHTHTHNTHNTHKHTQTHTTHNTHTTYTHHTPHTPHTHTTHHTHTQHTHTQHTQTHTNTHNTQHTHHIHTPHTTHTTHTHHTPHTHKHTHKHTPHTHHTHTTHTHHTPHTHKHTHTHHTPHTHTHPTHHIHTPHTHHTQTHTHHTHTPHTYTTHTHTTHTCIHTHHTHTTHTTHTPHTTHTQTHTPHTTHTCIHTHHTHHTPHTHTPHTTYTHHTQTHTHHTHTQHTQHTQTHTTHTTHTTHTTYTHHTPHTPHTHHTPHTHTPHTHTTHTNTHKHTQHTPHTPHTHTTHHTHHTHTPHTTHTHTHKHTPHTHHTHTTHTHTNTHHTHTNTHTHHTHTHPTHHIHTPHTHHTQTHTHHTHTPHTHTPHTHHTQTHTPHTTHTTYTHHTTHTHTNTHTPHTPHTHTPHTTHNTHTQTQTHTTHTTYTHHTPHTPHTHPTHTTHTPHTHTHPTHTTHTTHTHTHHTPHTTHNTHTHNTHTTHTQHTQHTTHNTHTHTHTHKHTVVLSSTDFFLAMLKQQQT; encoded by the exons ATGGTGGGTGCCTTTACCTGCTCAGCCCTCTCGCCAG GTTCCCAGCATTGCCAAGGACACAAAtactgtgttacacacacacacacacaccacacaccacacacacacaccacacaccacacaccacacacacacacaacacatacacacaccacacacacacacaaacacacacacaacacacacacaacacacatacaccacacacacacacacaccccacacacaacacacacacaacacacacacaacacacacacaacacatacacacaccacacacacaaacacacacacaacacacacacaacacacatacacacaacacacacacacaacacacacacaacacatacacacaccacacacacacaaacacacacacaacacacacacaacacacaacacacacaacacacacacaacacacacacacaacacacaccacacacaacacacacacacaccacacacacacacacaccctacacaccacacacacacaacacacacacacaacacatacacacaccacatacacacaaacacacacacaacacacacacaacatacacacacaaacacacacacaacacacacacaccacacacacacacaccctacacaccacacacacaacacacacacaacacatacacacaccacatacacaccacatacacacacaccacacacacacaccacacacacaccacacacacacaacacacacacacaacacatacacacaccacacacacaaacacacacacaacacacacacaacacacacacacaacacacacacaacacacacacaaacacacacacacaccacacacaccacacacacacaccacacaccacacacaacacaaacacacacacacacacaccacacaccacatacacacaccgcacaccacacacaacacacacacacatacatacacacacacacaccacacacaccacacacaaacacaccacacacacatgcatacacacacaccacacacacaccacacacaccacacacacacaccacacaccacacacacacaaacacacacaccacacaccacacacacatgcatacacacacaccacacacaccacacaccacacacacacaaacacacacacaccacacaccacacacacacacacaccccacacaccacatacacacaccacacacaaacacacacaccacacacacacacacaacacacacaacacacacaaacacacacaaacacacacaacacacaacacacacaccacatacacacaccacacaccacacacaccacacacacacaccacacaccacacacacacacaacacacacacacacaacacacacaaacacacacaaacacacacaacacacaacacacacaccacatacacacaccacacaccacacacaccacacacacacaccacacaccacacacacacaaacacacacacaaacacacaccacacacacaccacacacacaccacacacacacaccacacaccacacacacacaaacacacacacacacaccacacaccacacacacacacacaccccacacaccacatacacacaccacacacacaccacacacaaacacacacacaccacacacacacaccacacacatacaccacacacacacacaccacacacacatgcatacacacacaccacacacacaccacacacaccacacacacaccacacaccacacacacacaaacacacacaccacacaccacacacacatgcatacacacacaccacacacaccacacaccacacacacacaccccacacaccacatacacacaccacacacaaacacacacacaccacacacacacacaacacacacaacacacacaaacacacacaacacacaccacacacaccacacacaccacatacacacaccacacaccacacacaccacacacacaccacacaccacacacacacacaccacacacacacacaacacacacaaacacacacaaacacacacaacacacaccacacacaccacatacacacaccacacaccacacacaccacacacacacaccacacaccacacacacacacacacacaaacacacaccacacacacaccacacacacaccacacacacacacacaaacacacaccacacacacacaaacacacacacacaccacacacacacacaccccacacaccacatacacacaccacacacacaccacacacaaacacacacacaccacacacacacaccacacacacacacaccacacacacaccacacacaaacacacacaccacacaccacacacaccacatacacacaccacacaacacacacacacacaaacacacacacaccacacacaccacatacacacacaccacacaccacacacaacacacacacacaaacacaaacacacaccacacacaccacatacacacaccacacaccacacacaccacacacacaccccacacacacaacacacacaccacatacacacacacaccccacacacacaacacacacaacacatacacacacacaccacacaccacacacaacacacaacacacacacacacaacacacacacaacacacacacaacacacacaacacacaacacacaacacacacacacacacacacacacacaaacacactgtcGTGCTGTCTTCTACTGATTTCTTCTTGGCTATgctgaaacaacaacaaacttaG